The following proteins are encoded in a genomic region of Vigna radiata var. radiata cultivar VC1973A unplaced genomic scaffold, Vradiata_ver6 scaffold_7, whole genome shotgun sequence:
- the LOC106753900 gene encoding transportin MOS14 isoform X4: MELAMKVAEAVHVLNHDTQSCNRVAANQWLVQFQQTHAAWDVATAILTADRHLPLASNFEVEFFAAQILKRKIQNEGYLLQLGVKDALLNALLLAVKRFSTGPPQLLTQICLALSALVLQVAAYGNPIEQLFYSLQNLQSQDDGNIAVLEMLTVLPEEVVDNQRIDSKISSLHKSHYTQELLSHTPMVLEFLLQQSEINFDGSVQQHERNRKILRCLLSWVKAGCFSEISPGTLPAHPLLNFVFNSLQVSLSFDLAIEVLVELVTKHEGVPQILLCRVQYLKEVLLFPALTRGDMKVIGGLACLLSEIGQAAPSLIVEASAEALALTDALLSCVAFSSEDWEIADSTLQFWSTLAGYILGIEDGAKSRKHMEDIFSPVFSTLLDSLLLRSQVDDCTYNDDGRVVDLLDGLIHFRMNLVELLVDICHLLGSTTFMQKLFIGGWACQNLSIPWKEVESKLFALNAVADVIIQDGQSYDFSVVMQLVTMLSIKPSDGLKGFICIVYRSLADVVGSYSKWISAFKENFRSLLLFLAIGISEPLSSNACASALRKVCEDASVVIYEPSNLEILMWIGEGLEKWNLSLEDEEEVMHAISLVLGSVSNRELKNNLLARLLSSSYEAIGKLVDPEMSLSLKQNPASYTQVLNAASRGLHRIGTVFSHLSISVATEPATDDSILSLLRVFWPILEKIFGSEHMENGNLSVAACRALSLAVQSSGQHFVTLLPKVMDWLSTNFVLFQSHECYIRTASIVIEEFGHLEEYGPLFVTLFERFTHAASVMALTSSYICDQEPDLVEAYTNFASTFIRSCNKDALSACASLLEVSIQKAAICCTAMHRGAALAAMSYLSCFLDVGLLSLLECMNCITEGSFNITAIHVISHSGEGLVSNVVYALLGVSAMSRVHKCATILQQLAAICTLSERTTWKAILCWQTLHGWLQYAVQALPAEYLNHGEAEAIVPLWSKALADAASDYLESKNSDGLKSDFGHMQGKGGRVLKRLVREFADAHRNIPNLT, encoded by the exons ATGGAACTGGCAATGAAGGTGGCAGAGGCGGTCCATGTGCTCAACCATGATACCCAATCCTGCAATCGCGTCGCAGCCAATCAGTGGCTTGTTCAGTTCCAACAGACCCATGCCGCCTGGGACGTTGCCACTGCCATCCTCACGGCCGATCGCCACCTCCCCCTCGCCTCCAATTTTGAGGTCGAGTTCTTCGCAGCGCAGATTCTCAAACGCAAg ATTCAAAATGAAGGTTATCTACTGCAGTTAGGAGTTAAAGATGCTTTGTTAAATGCCCTTCTTCTTGCCGTGAAAAGATTCAGTACTGGTCCACCTCAG CTTTTGACACAGATCTGTCTTGCCCTCTCTGCACTTGTACTCCAAGTTGCTGCATATGGAAACCCAATTGAGCAGCTCTTTTACAGTCTGCAGAATCTGCAAAGCCAAGATGATGGCAATATTGCTGTCCTTGAGATGCTCACTGTCCTGCCAGAGGAAGTTGTTGACAACCAGCGTATTGACTCTAAAATTAGTTCATTACACAAAAGCCACTATACCCAAGAG CTTCTCTCCCATACACCTATGGTTCTTGAGTTCTTGCTGCAGCAGtctgaaataaattttgatggTTCTGTGCAACAACAtgaaagaaacaggaaaattCTACGCTGCTTATTGAGTTGG GTTAAAGCAGGTTGCTTCTCAGAGATATCTCCTGGAACATTGCCAGCACACCCACTTCTAAATTTTGTGTTCAACTCATTGCAG GTTTCATTATCATTTGATCTAGCCATTGAAGTTCTTGTTGAACTTGTGACTAAACACGAG GGAGTACCCCAAATTTTGTTATGCAGGGTACAATATTTAAAGGAAGTACTTCTTTTTCCAGCTCTTACTAGGGGAGACATGAAAGTAATTGGTGGCCTCGCTTGCTTGTTGTCAGAAATTGGACAGGCT GCTCCATCTCTTATTGTTGAAGCAAGTGCAGAAGCTCTTGCTCTTACAGACGCCCTCTTGAG CTGCGTGGCATTTTCAAGTGAAGATTGGGAGATTGCAGACTCAACACTTCAGTTTTG GTCTACTCTTGCAGGCTATATACTTGGCATTGAAGATGGTGCAAAAAGTAGAAAACATATGGAAGACATTTTTTCTCCTGTCTTCTCAACATTACTTGATTCACTGTTATTGCGTTCTCAG GTGGATGATTGTACATACAATGATGACGGAAGAGTAGTTGATTTGCTTGATGGTCTTATCCATTTCAGGATGAACCTAGTAGAACTTTTGGTGGATATATGCCACCTGTTAGGATCTACTACGTTTATGCAAAAG CTCTTTATTGGTGGGTGGGCATGTCAAAATCTATCAATCCCTTGGAAGGAAGTGGAAAGCAAACTATTTGCTCTTAATGCT GTGGCTGATGTAATCATACAGGATGGCCAAAGTTATGATTTCTCTGTAGTTATGCAGTTGGTGACCATGTTATCCATTAAACCTTCTGATGGCTTGAAGGGCTTCATTTGCATT GTATACAGATCCCTGGCAGATGTTGTTGGTTCATATTCCAAGTGGATATCTGCTTTTAAGGAAAATTTTAGATCCTTGCT ATTATTTCTTGCTATTGGGATTTCAGAACCTCTATCTTCAAATGCTTGTGCATCTGCCTTGCGAAAAGTCTGTGAAGATGCTTCTGTAGTAATTTATGAGCCttcaaatttggaaattttaatGTGGATAGGAGAG GGTTTAGAGAAATGGAATTTATCTTTGGAAGATGAGGAAGAAGTTATGCATGCAATAAGTCTGGTTCTTGGTTCTGTGTCCAATCGGGAACTAAAGAACAACTTATTGGCTAGATTGCTTTCATCTAGCTATGAAGCTATTGGGAAACTT GTTGATCCCGAAATGAGCCTGTCTCTTAAACAGAACCCTGCTTCTTATACACAAGTTTTAAATGCTGCCTCTAGAGGGTTGCACAG AATTGGAACTGTATTCAGTCATCTTTCCATATCCGTGGCAACTGAACCTGCTACAGATGACTCAATACTTTCACTGCTAAGGGTTTTCTGGCCAATCTTGGAGAAAATATTTGGCTCTGAGCATATGGAGAATGGAAATTTATCTGTAGCAGCTTGCCGAGCTCTTTCACTAGCTGTTCAATCTTCAG GTCAACATTTTGTGACATTACTGCCCAAGGTGATGGACTGGCtttcaacaaattttgttttgttccaAAGTCATGAATGTTATATAAGAACTG CTTCCATTGTCATTGAAGAATTTGGTCACCTAGAGGAGTATGGACCTTTATTTGTTACTTTGTTTGAAAGATTTACTCATGCAGCTTCTGTAATGGCCCTAACTTCCTCCTACATATGTGACCAAGAACCTGACTTAGTGGAGGCCTACACCAATTTTGCATCAACATTTATCCGATCCTGTAACAAg GATGCCCTATCAGCATGTGCTTCTCTTCTTGAAGTTTCTATCCAAAAGGCAGCTATATGTTGCACAGCCATGCACCGTGGTGCCGCGCTTGCTGCAATGTCATATTTATCTT GTTTTTTAGATGTGGGCCTTCTCTCTCTGTTAGAATGTATGAATTGTATTACCGAGGGATCATTCAACATTACAGCCATTCACGTTATATCTCACAGTGGTGAGGGGCTTGTATCTAATGTGGTGTATGCTTTACTTGGTGTGTCTGCTATGTCTCGG GTTCATAAGTGCGCAACAATTTTGCAACAACTAGCAGCAATTTGCACACTATCTGAAAGAACAACATGGAAGGCTATACTTTGCTGGCAAACACTTCATGGCTGGCTGCAGTATGCG GTTCAGGCTCTTCCTGCTGAATACCTAAACCATGGAGAAGCAGAGGCCATAGTGCCACTTTGGTCAAAGGCACTTGCTGATGCAGCCTCTGATTATCTTGAGAGCAAGAACTCTGATGGATTAAAGAGCGATTTCGGACATATGCAAGGGAAGGGTGGCAGAGTTCTAAAGCGGCTGGTTCGGGAATTTGCTGATGCTCACCGAAATATTCCAAATTTAACTTGA